In Zingiber officinale cultivar Zhangliang chromosome 6A, Zo_v1.1, whole genome shotgun sequence, a single genomic region encodes these proteins:
- the LOC121994524 gene encoding protein RICE SALT SENSITIVE 3-like, producing the protein MEEQLNPLAVTHLLQHTLRSLCISKSSQWIYAVFWRILPRNYPPPKWDLQAGVYDRSRGNRRNWILAWEDGFCNFATNSTTCDQLAAGTSSAYEECETSKGLQPELFFKMSHEIYNYGEGFIGKVAADHGHKWVLKEPQDQEINFLSSWNNSADAQPRTWEAQFQSGIKTIALVAVSEGIVQLGSINKVMEDLSFVALLRKKFSYLESIPGVLLPHPSSAAAAAAAFPIVDGCNQLAAACAPHWTASLPLPLPLPDLYDQYLMAQQMRVTPSMSSLEALLSKLPPVAPPPVAPPPGFMEMPPPMAGLMQRPLVGAKEEQGEEKMEELQPTPPQPESGGESSSSLPSYYLNMTKLPGQDHDPEGF; encoded by the exons ATGGAGGAGCAACTCAATCCTTTAGCTGTGACTCATCTCCTGCAACACACCCTGAGAAGCCTGTGCATCAGCAAAAGCTCCCAATGGATTTATGCTGTCTTCTGGAGGATCTTGCCGAGAAATTACCCTCCTCCCAA GTGGGATCTCCAAGCAGGGGTTTATGACAGAAGTAGAGGAAACAGGAGGAATTG GATACTTGCGTGGGAGGATGGTTTCTGCAATTTTGCTACTAATTCCACAACCTGTGATCAATTAGCAGCAGGCACCTCATCAGCTTATGAAGAATGTGAAACTAGTAAAGGCCTCCAACCTGAGCTCTTCTTCAAGATGTCCCATGAGATCTACAACTATGGAGAAGG CTTTATTGGAAAAGTTGCTGCAGATCACGGCCATAAATGGGTGCTTAAGGAACCCCAAGATCAAGAGATCAACTTCCTCTCCTCTTGGAACAACTCTGCTGATGCA CAACCAAGAACTTGGGAAGCTCAGTTTCAATCAGGCATCAAG ACCATTGCTCTAGTCGCAGTTAGTGAAGGAATTGTGCAATTGGGATCCATCAACAAG GTGATGGAGGATTTGAGCTTCGTCGCGTTGCTCCGCAAGAAGTTTAGCTACCTCGAGAGCATCCCCGGCGTCCTCCTCCCCCACCCTTCCTCCGCAGCGGCCGCGGCCGCCGCCTTCCCCATCGTTGACGGGTGCAACCAGCTGGCTGCTGCCTGTGCCCCCCACTGGACCGCATCCCTACCCCTGCCCCTGCCCCTGCCGGACTTGTATGACCAATACTTGATGGCGCAGCAGATGAGGGTCACGCCGTCAATGAGCAGCCTCGAGGCGCTGCTCTCGAAGCTGCCGCCCGTTGCCCCGCCACCAGTTGCCCCGCCACCAGGTTTCATGGAGATGCCCCCACCGATGGCCGGGCTGATGCAGAGGCCGCTGGTGGGTGCAAAAGAGGAACAAGGAGAGGAGAAAATGGAAGAGTTACAGCCGACGCCGCCACAGCCAGAGAGCGGTGGCGAGAGCAGCAGCTCATTGCCTTCGTATTATCTCAATATGACCAAATTACCAGGTCAGGATCATGATCCCGAGGGCttctaa